A genomic region of Pseudoxanthomonas suwonensis contains the following coding sequences:
- the cysN gene encoding sulfate adenylyltransferase subunit CysN: MGTDADIAAYLKAHEDKPLLRFITCGSVDDGKSTLIGRLLVESRRLFDDQLAALEADSRRHGTQGERIDYALLLDGLAAEREQGITIDVAYRYFDTEKRKFIVADCPGHEQYTRNMATGASTADLAVVLVDARKGLLAQTRRHSYIVSLLGIPRVVLAVNKMDLVGYDRGVFEAIAEGYRALAAQLGIANVQAIPLSALEGDNLLQRSPNTPWYEGPALLEHLETVPVESGETASGLRLPVQWVNRPNQDFRGFAGTIAAGEVAPGDEVVVLPSARRSTVAAVLGPDGPRERAFAGQAVTLTLADEVDVSRGDVIAAAGDPPAVADQFAAHVLWMSDAPLLPGRPYWLKVGARTVAASVSEIKHRVDVNTQEHLAAKRLELNEVGYCNLSLEEPVAFAPYAQNRALGGFVLIDRQSNDTVAAGTLDFALRRADNVHWQHLDVDKAARARIKGQVPKVLWFTGLSGAGKSTVANLVDKRLHALGYHTFVLDGDNVRHGLNRDLGFTDEDRVENIRRVAEVARLMADAGLIVLVSFISPFRAERRMARERFAPGEFIEVYVDVPLAVAEARDVKGLYRKARAGLIPNFTGIDSPYEVPEQPEIHLEAAATPVEAQVAQVLAALKLD, from the coding sequence ATGGGCACGGACGCCGACATCGCCGCCTACCTCAAGGCGCACGAGGACAAGCCGCTGCTGCGCTTCATCACCTGCGGCAGCGTCGACGACGGCAAGAGCACCCTGATCGGCCGCCTGCTGGTCGAGAGCAGGCGCCTGTTCGACGACCAGCTGGCCGCGCTCGAAGCCGACAGCCGCCGCCACGGCACCCAGGGCGAGCGCATCGACTACGCGCTGCTGCTCGACGGCCTGGCCGCCGAGCGCGAGCAGGGCATCACCATCGACGTGGCCTACCGCTACTTCGACACCGAGAAGCGCAAGTTCATCGTCGCCGACTGCCCGGGCCACGAGCAGTACACCCGCAACATGGCCACCGGCGCCTCCACCGCCGACCTGGCGGTGGTGCTGGTCGACGCGCGCAAGGGGCTGCTGGCGCAGACCCGCCGGCACAGCTACATCGTCTCGCTGCTGGGCATCCCGCGCGTGGTCCTGGCAGTGAACAAGATGGACCTGGTCGGCTACGACCGCGGGGTGTTCGAGGCCATCGCCGAGGGCTACCGGGCGCTGGCCGCGCAGTTGGGCATAGCGAATGTCCAGGCGATCCCGCTGTCGGCGCTGGAAGGCGACAACCTGCTGCAGCGCTCGCCGAACACGCCGTGGTACGAGGGCCCGGCGCTGCTGGAGCACCTGGAGACGGTGCCGGTGGAAAGCGGTGAGACCGCCAGCGGCCTGCGCCTGCCGGTGCAGTGGGTCAACCGGCCCAACCAGGACTTCCGCGGCTTCGCCGGCACGATCGCCGCCGGCGAGGTGGCGCCCGGCGACGAGGTGGTGGTGCTGCCGTCGGCGCGGCGCTCGACGGTGGCCGCGGTGCTCGGCCCGGACGGTCCGCGCGAACGCGCCTTCGCCGGGCAGGCGGTGACCCTGACCCTGGCCGACGAGGTCGACGTCAGCCGCGGCGACGTGATCGCCGCCGCCGGCGACCCGCCCGCGGTGGCCGACCAGTTCGCCGCCCACGTGCTGTGGATGAGCGACGCGCCGCTGCTGCCCGGCCGCCCGTACTGGCTGAAGGTGGGCGCGCGCACGGTGGCCGCCAGCGTCAGCGAGATCAAGCACCGGGTCGACGTGAACACCCAGGAGCACCTGGCGGCCAAGCGCCTGGAACTGAACGAGGTCGGCTACTGCAACCTCAGCCTGGAGGAGCCGGTCGCGTTCGCCCCCTACGCGCAGAACCGCGCCCTGGGCGGCTTCGTCCTGATCGACCGCCAGAGCAACGATACCGTCGCCGCCGGCACCCTGGACTTCGCCCTGCGCCGGGCCGACAACGTGCACTGGCAGCACCTGGACGTGGACAAGGCGGCGCGGGCGCGGATCAAGGGCCAGGTGCCGAAGGTGCTGTGGTTCACCGGCCTGTCCGGCGCCGGCAAGTCGACCGTGGCCAACCTGGTCGACAAGCGCCTGCACGCGCTCGGCTACCACACCTTCGTGCTGGACGGCGACAACGTCCGCCACGGCCTGAACCGCGACCTGGGCTTCACCGACGAGGACCGGGTCGAGAACATCCGCCGCGTGGCCGAGGTGGCCAGGCTGATGGCCGACGCCGGGCTGATCGTGCTGGTCAGCTTCATCTCGCCGTTCCGCGCCGAGCGGCGGATGGCGCGCGAGCGGTTCGCGCCGGGCGAGTTCATCGAGGTGTACGTCGACGTTCCGTTGGCGGTGGCCGAGGCGCGTGACGTGAAGGGCCTGTACCGCAAGGCCCGGGCGGGGCTGATCCCCAACTTCACCGGCATCGATTCGCCCTACGAGGTGCCCGAGCAGCCGGAGATCCACCTGGAAGCGGCCGCGACCCCGGTCGAGGCGCAGGTCGCGCAGGTGCTGGCCGCGCTGAAGCTCGACTGA
- the cysD gene encoding sulfate adenylyltransferase subunit CysD, with the protein MSPADRLSHLDRLEAESIHILREVAAEFRNPVLLYSVGKDSSVLLHLLLKAFAPAPPPIPLLHVDTRWKFREMIAFRDRRAAETGVELRVHINPDGVAQGIGPVSHGASVHTDVMKTQGLKQALDLWRFDAAIGGARRDEEKSRAKERVFSFRNEHHRWDPKRQRPELWNLYNARIRKGESVRAFPLSNWTELDVWLYIYRENIPVVPLYLAAERPVVERDGALILVDDERLPLKPGEVPQLRKVRFRTLGCYPLTGAIESQADSLEKIIAEMLVATSSERQGRVIDHDPTASMEKKKLEGYF; encoded by the coding sequence ATGAGCCCCGCCGACCGCCTGTCCCACCTCGACCGCCTGGAGGCGGAAAGCATCCACATCCTGCGCGAGGTCGCCGCCGAGTTCCGCAACCCGGTGCTGCTGTATTCGGTCGGCAAGGACAGTTCGGTGCTGCTGCACCTGCTGCTCAAGGCCTTCGCCCCGGCGCCGCCGCCGATCCCGCTGCTGCACGTGGACACGCGCTGGAAGTTCCGCGAGATGATCGCCTTCCGCGACCGCCGTGCGGCCGAGACCGGGGTGGAGCTGCGGGTCCACATCAACCCCGACGGCGTCGCCCAGGGCATCGGCCCGGTCAGCCACGGCGCCAGCGTGCACACCGACGTGATGAAGACCCAGGGCCTGAAGCAAGCGCTGGACCTGTGGCGGTTCGACGCGGCCATCGGCGGCGCGCGCCGCGACGAGGAGAAGTCGCGGGCCAAGGAGCGGGTGTTCTCGTTCCGCAACGAGCACCACCGCTGGGATCCCAAGCGCCAGCGCCCGGAACTGTGGAACCTGTACAACGCCCGCATCCGCAAGGGCGAGAGCGTGCGCGCGTTCCCGCTGTCCAACTGGACCGAGCTGGACGTGTGGCTCTACATCTACCGCGAGAACATCCCGGTGGTGCCGCTGTACCTCGCCGCCGAACGCCCGGTGGTCGAGCGCGACGGCGCGCTGATCCTGGTCGACGACGAGCGCCTGCCGCTGAAGCCGGGCGAGGTCCCGCAGCTGCGCAAGGTCCGCTTCCGCACCCTGGGCTGCTACCCGCTGACCGGGGCGATCGAGTCGCAGGCCGACTCGCTGGAGAAGATCATCGCTGAGATGCTGGTGGCCACCAGTTCCGAGCGCCAAGGGCGGGTCATCGACCACGACCCGACCGCGTCGATGGAGAAGAAGAAGCTGGAGGGGTACTTCTGA
- a CDS encoding assimilatory sulfite reductase (NADPH) flavoprotein subunit: MTAAPTALPPSPLNEDRKVLLARLVEGLDGPSLWWLSGYTAGLAQVQAPPQLAVLPGGATAPTAQAGQRLTVLYGSQTGNARREAEKLAQAAEAGGLAVRLVRADTYPTRELAGERLLYLVISTQGEGDPPDDSIGFTEFLLGKRAPKLPELKFAVLGLGDTSYADFCGIARKLDARLAELGAQRVADVGQADLDIDTVAGPWREHALAQARELLKAAPVPAAPHLATVTPLRPAAAWSHERPFPAEVLANQRVSGREFKGQGFQQYGRGDKDVRHLELSLEGSGLAYEPGDALGIRHRNPPALVEAMLQATRLDGNTAVTSGEQTLSLSEWLATRRELTRLSRPFLAAHAERSGAAALKQLLDPTQSAGLAALLADHQLVDVLRRWPADWDHDALLAALRPQAQRLYSIASSRKRVGEEAHLTVDVLGYHAHGHDHGGAASGFLAALEEGAQVPAYIEPNERFRVPADGSRDIVMIGPGTGVAPFRGFVQERAETGAAGRNWLFFGAQHFDTGFLYQVEWQEALRRRELHRLDLAFSRDQAAKVYVQDRLRERGAELYAWLQGGAHLYVCGAIAMGKDVHAALLDIVAAHRGGNAEAAAEYVTALQTEGRYSRDVY, translated from the coding sequence ATGACCGCTGCGCCCACCGCGCTGCCCCCCAGCCCGCTCAACGAGGACCGCAAGGTCCTGCTGGCGCGACTGGTCGAGGGCCTGGACGGCCCCTCGCTGTGGTGGCTGTCCGGCTACACCGCCGGGTTGGCCCAGGTGCAGGCGCCGCCGCAGCTGGCGGTGCTGCCCGGCGGCGCGACCGCACCGACGGCGCAGGCCGGCCAGCGGCTCACCGTGCTCTACGGCAGCCAGACCGGCAACGCCCGCCGCGAGGCCGAGAAACTGGCGCAGGCCGCCGAGGCCGGTGGGCTGGCCGTGCGCCTGGTCCGCGCCGACACCTACCCGACCCGCGAACTGGCCGGCGAACGCCTGCTCTATCTGGTCATCAGCACCCAGGGCGAGGGCGACCCGCCGGATGACTCGATCGGCTTCACCGAGTTCCTGCTGGGCAAGCGCGCGCCGAAGCTGCCGGAGCTGAAGTTCGCCGTGCTCGGCCTGGGCGACACCAGCTACGCCGACTTCTGCGGCATCGCCCGCAAGCTCGACGCGCGCCTGGCCGAGCTCGGTGCCCAGCGCGTGGCCGACGTCGGCCAGGCCGACCTGGACATCGACACCGTCGCCGGCCCCTGGCGCGAGCACGCGCTGGCCCAGGCCCGGGAGCTGCTCAAGGCCGCCCCCGTGCCGGCCGCCCCCCACCTGGCCACGGTCACCCCGCTGCGCCCGGCCGCGGCCTGGTCGCACGAGCGGCCGTTCCCGGCCGAGGTGCTGGCCAACCAGCGCGTCAGTGGCCGCGAGTTCAAGGGCCAGGGCTTCCAGCAGTACGGCCGCGGCGACAAGGACGTGCGCCACCTCGAGCTGTCGCTGGAGGGCTCGGGCCTGGCCTACGAGCCGGGCGACGCGCTCGGCATCCGCCACCGCAACCCGCCGGCGCTGGTCGAGGCGATGCTGCAGGCGACCCGCCTGGACGGCAATACCGCTGTCACCTCCGGCGAGCAGACTCTGTCCCTGTCCGAGTGGCTGGCGACCCGCCGCGAGCTGACCCGGCTGTCGCGCCCGTTCCTGGCCGCGCACGCCGAGCGTTCCGGAGCGGCGGCGCTGAAGCAGCTGCTCGACCCGACCCAGTCCGCCGGCCTGGCCGCGCTGCTGGCCGACCATCAACTGGTGGACGTGCTGCGCCGCTGGCCGGCGGATTGGGACCACGACGCGCTGCTCGCCGCGCTGCGCCCGCAGGCCCAGCGCCTGTACTCGATCGCCTCCAGCCGCAAGCGCGTGGGCGAAGAGGCGCACCTGACCGTGGACGTGCTCGGCTACCACGCCCACGGCCACGACCATGGCGGCGCCGCCAGCGGCTTCCTCGCCGCGCTGGAGGAAGGCGCCCAGGTCCCGGCCTACATCGAGCCGAACGAGCGCTTCCGCGTTCCCGCCGACGGGTCGCGCGACATCGTGATGATCGGCCCCGGCACCGGCGTGGCCCCATTCCGCGGCTTCGTCCAGGAGCGGGCCGAGACCGGCGCGGCCGGCCGCAACTGGCTGTTCTTCGGCGCCCAGCATTTCGATACCGGCTTCCTGTACCAGGTCGAATGGCAGGAGGCCCTGCGTCGCCGGGAACTGCACCGCCTCGACCTGGCCTTCTCCCGCGACCAGGCCGCCAAGGTCTACGTACAGGACCGCCTGCGCGAGCGCGGCGCCGAGCTGTACGCCTGGCTGCAGGGCGGCGCCCACCTGTACGTGTGCGGCGCCATCGCCATGGGCAAGGACGTGCACGCCGCGCTGCTGGACATCGTGGCCGCGCACCGCGGCGGCAACGCCGAGGCCGCCGCCGAATACGTCACCGCACTGCAGACCGAGGGCCGCTACAGCCGCGACGTCTACTGA
- a CDS encoding efflux RND transporter periplasmic adaptor subunit, with translation MASPFLARAVVLAGVLGLAACKGEPAAGPSAPSAIPVTMGVVQPVAWSDTVQALGTAHARESVTLTAKISEIVDQVHFESGQHVQAGQPLVTLRVDAQEAALGEAESTLAEAEQQYRRLQGLADQQLVARSTLDAQRALRDVAAARVRQMRSDIRDRHVRAPFSGVLGIRQISPGALLTPNSVIATLDDLSRVYVDFQVPEAALSAMVPGARVTAGTTAWPGEQFTGEVEVVDARVDPTTRAVTVRANFDNPEGKLRPGMLLDVRLFRPERQALVVPEIAVVQVGRESFVYRVDADGKVEQAAVRAGVRRDGLAEIVEGLKAGDRIVVDGTGKLRPGVVVAEVEARPARTPAKDDAPGEDAVVPARN, from the coding sequence ATGGCGTCACCTTTCCTGGCCCGGGCGGTAGTCCTGGCGGGTGTCCTCGGGCTGGCGGCCTGCAAGGGCGAGCCGGCCGCGGGGCCGTCGGCGCCATCGGCGATCCCGGTGACCATGGGCGTGGTCCAGCCGGTGGCCTGGAGCGACACCGTGCAGGCGCTGGGCACCGCCCACGCCCGCGAATCGGTGACCCTGACCGCCAAGATCAGCGAGATCGTCGACCAGGTGCACTTCGAGAGCGGCCAGCATGTGCAGGCCGGCCAGCCGCTGGTGACCCTGCGCGTGGACGCGCAGGAGGCCGCCCTGGGCGAGGCCGAATCCACCCTGGCCGAGGCCGAGCAGCAGTACCGGCGCCTGCAGGGCCTGGCCGACCAGCAACTGGTGGCCCGCTCCACCCTGGACGCGCAGCGCGCGCTGCGCGACGTCGCCGCGGCCCGGGTCCGGCAGATGCGCTCGGACATCCGCGATCGCCACGTGCGCGCGCCGTTCTCCGGCGTGCTCGGCATCCGCCAGATCAGCCCCGGCGCCCTGCTCACGCCCAATTCGGTGATCGCCACGCTCGACGACCTGTCGCGCGTGTACGTGGACTTCCAGGTGCCCGAAGCGGCGCTGTCGGCGATGGTGCCCGGTGCGCGCGTGACTGCCGGCACGACGGCTTGGCCGGGGGAACAGTTCACCGGCGAAGTCGAGGTGGTCGATGCCCGCGTGGATCCCACCACGCGCGCGGTGACGGTGCGTGCGAATTTCGACAACCCCGAGGGCAAGCTGCGCCCGGGCATGCTGCTGGACGTGCGCCTGTTCCGCCCCGAGCGCCAGGCGCTGGTGGTGCCGGAGATCGCGGTCGTGCAGGTCGGGCGCGAGTCGTTCGTCTACCGGGTCGACGCCGACGGCAAGGTCGAGCAGGCGGCGGTCCGGGCCGGCGTGCGCCGCGACGGCCTGGCCGAGATCGTCGAGGGACTCAAGGCCGGCGACCGGATCGTGGTCGACGGCACCGGCAAGCTGCGGCCGGGCGTGGTCGTGGCCGAGGTCGAGGCCCGGCCGGCGCGCACGCCGGCCAAGGACGACGCCCCCGGCGAGGACGCCGTGGTCCCGGCGCGGAACTGA
- a CDS encoding efflux RND transporter permease subunit produces MKLSDLSIKRPVFAVVVSLLLVVLGVMSFLRLTLRELPNIDPPIVSVQVTYPGSSAAVVETRVTQILEDGLAGIEGIKTIQSQSRNGRSDVTIEFNLTRDIEAAANDVRDRVSRVMDRLPDEADPPEIAKVEADADVIIWLNMRSTVMDTMELTDYADRYILDRLSSLDGVARVQLGGGQRYAMRIWLDRDAMAARGITTADVESALRAENVELPAGRIESENRDFTLRVERGYRQPEQFAQLPLRKGADGYVVRLGDVARVELGPEERRSYLRSNGVPNVGLGIVRTSTANALDVARAARAEAAVIQQTLPEGTDIFVAFDSTTFIEASIERVYWTLAEAMFLVFLVIWLFLGSLRAALIPAVTVPVCLVSAFIALYAFGFSINLLTLLALVLCIGLVVDDAIVVLENIQRRADLGEPPLVAARRGTKQVAFAVIATTAVLVAVFLPVGFMEGNTGRLFRELSVALAAAVAISAFVALTLTPMMSSKLVRPHTKPRGLNAWTHRTLTRVSDGYGRHVERMVALPGRRLLLLLLAAMALCALAIVVLGLRVPSELAPTEDRGRFFVMVDGPEGAGFDYTVRQMQQVEEVVLSQVGPGQPIERANSRVPRGWGGSEDMHTGQVVVFLQDWHERKATTDEVVGQLRGEFAKLPGVQARVNVAGGLVGSRGQRYQLVLGGPDYAELAQWRDRVLQRMEGNPGIQDPDSDYKETRPQMRVNIDRDRAADLGVSVQEIGRTLETMMGSRRVTTYVDDGEEYEVMLQAGREKRVDPSDLARTYVRGGGGELVPLSNLVTLSELAEPGSLNRFNRLRAITISAGLAPGYSMGEALEWTREMVAEELPDYAQVDWKGESREYQEAGGAVVLTFALALLIVYLVLAAQFESFLHPVIIMLTVPLAVLGALIGLWLTGGTLNLFSQIGIVMLIGLAAKNGILIVEFANQLRDQGASVASAIAGSARVRLRPILMTSVATVAGAIPLVAAGGPGSASRATIGIVVMFGVSFSTLLSLYVVPAFYALLAPYTRSPEAVAHELERLEAATPPVTGHD; encoded by the coding sequence ATGAAACTGTCCGACCTGTCGATCAAGCGCCCCGTCTTCGCGGTGGTGGTCAGCCTGCTGCTGGTGGTGCTGGGGGTGATGTCGTTCCTGCGCCTGACCCTGCGCGAGCTGCCCAACATCGACCCGCCGATCGTGTCGGTGCAGGTCACCTACCCGGGCTCCTCGGCGGCGGTGGTCGAGACCCGGGTCACCCAGATCCTCGAGGACGGCCTGGCCGGGATCGAGGGCATCAAGACCATCCAGTCGCAGAGCCGCAACGGCCGCTCCGACGTCACCATCGAATTCAACCTGACCCGCGACATCGAGGCGGCGGCCAACGACGTGCGCGACCGCGTGAGCCGGGTCATGGACCGCCTGCCCGACGAGGCCGACCCGCCGGAGATCGCCAAGGTCGAGGCCGACGCCGACGTCATCATCTGGCTCAACATGCGCTCCACCGTGATGGACACGATGGAGCTGACCGACTACGCCGACCGCTACATCCTCGACCGGCTGTCCTCGCTGGACGGCGTGGCCCGGGTCCAGCTCGGCGGCGGCCAGCGCTACGCGATGCGGATCTGGCTGGACCGCGACGCGATGGCCGCGCGCGGGATCACCACCGCCGACGTCGAAAGCGCGCTGCGCGCCGAGAACGTGGAGCTGCCGGCCGGGCGGATCGAATCGGAGAACCGCGACTTCACCCTGCGCGTGGAGCGCGGCTACCGGCAGCCGGAACAGTTCGCGCAGCTGCCGCTGCGCAAGGGCGCCGACGGCTACGTGGTCCGGCTCGGCGACGTGGCCCGGGTCGAGCTGGGCCCGGAGGAGCGCCGCTCCTACCTGCGCAGCAACGGGGTGCCGAACGTGGGCCTGGGCATCGTCCGCACCTCCACCGCCAACGCGCTGGACGTGGCCCGGGCGGCGCGCGCCGAGGCCGCGGTGATCCAGCAGACCTTGCCCGAGGGCACCGACATCTTCGTCGCCTTCGACAGCACCACCTTCATCGAGGCCTCGATCGAGCGCGTGTACTGGACCCTGGCCGAGGCCATGTTCCTGGTGTTCCTGGTGATCTGGCTGTTCCTGGGCAGCCTGCGCGCGGCGCTGATCCCGGCGGTCACCGTGCCGGTGTGCCTGGTGTCGGCGTTCATCGCCCTGTACGCGTTCGGCTTCTCGATCAACCTGCTGACCCTGCTGGCGCTGGTGCTGTGCATTGGTCTTGTGGTCGACGACGCGATCGTGGTGCTGGAGAACATCCAGCGCCGTGCCGACCTGGGCGAGCCGCCGCTGGTCGCCGCGCGCCGGGGCACCAAGCAGGTGGCCTTCGCGGTGATCGCCACCACCGCCGTGCTGGTGGCGGTGTTCCTGCCGGTGGGCTTCATGGAGGGCAATACCGGACGCCTGTTCCGCGAGCTGTCGGTGGCGCTGGCCGCGGCAGTGGCGATATCGGCCTTCGTCGCGCTGACGCTCACCCCGATGATGTCGTCCAAGCTGGTGCGGCCGCACACCAAGCCGCGCGGGCTCAACGCCTGGACCCACCGCACGCTCACCCGGGTCAGCGACGGCTACGGCCGCCACGTGGAGCGGATGGTGGCGCTGCCCGGCAGGCGCCTCCTGCTCCTGCTGTTGGCGGCCATGGCCCTGTGCGCGCTGGCGATCGTCGTGCTCGGCCTGCGCGTGCCCAGCGAGCTGGCCCCGACCGAGGACCGCGGCCGCTTCTTCGTCATGGTCGACGGCCCGGAGGGGGCCGGCTTCGACTACACGGTGCGGCAGATGCAGCAGGTCGAGGAGGTCGTCCTGTCCCAGGTCGGCCCCGGCCAGCCGATCGAGCGCGCCAACTCGCGCGTGCCGCGCGGCTGGGGCGGCAGCGAGGACATGCACACCGGCCAGGTGGTGGTGTTCCTGCAGGACTGGCACGAGCGCAAGGCCACCACCGACGAGGTGGTCGGCCAGCTGCGCGGCGAGTTCGCCAAGCTGCCGGGCGTGCAGGCGCGCGTGAACGTGGCCGGCGGCCTGGTCGGCAGCCGCGGCCAGCGCTACCAGCTGGTGCTGGGCGGACCGGACTACGCCGAGCTGGCGCAGTGGCGCGACCGCGTCCTGCAGCGGATGGAGGGCAACCCCGGCATCCAGGACCCGGACTCGGACTACAAGGAGACCCGGCCGCAGATGCGGGTGAACATCGACCGCGACCGCGCCGCCGACCTGGGCGTGTCGGTGCAGGAGATCGGCCGCACCCTGGAAACGATGATGGGCTCGCGCCGGGTGACCACCTACGTGGACGACGGCGAGGAGTACGAGGTGATGCTCCAGGCCGGCCGCGAGAAGCGCGTGGATCCCTCGGACCTGGCGCGGACCTACGTGCGCGGCGGCGGTGGCGAGCTGGTGCCGCTGTCCAACCTGGTCACCCTGTCCGAGCTGGCCGAGCCGGGCAGCCTCAACCGCTTCAACCGGCTGCGCGCGATCACGATCAGCGCGGGCCTGGCGCCGGGCTACTCGATGGGCGAGGCGCTGGAATGGACCCGCGAGATGGTGGCCGAGGAGCTGCCCGACTACGCCCAGGTCGACTGGAAGGGCGAGTCGCGCGAGTACCAGGAGGCCGGCGGCGCGGTCGTGCTGACCTTCGCCCTGGCGCTGCTGATCGTCTACCTGGTGCTGGCCGCGCAGTTCGAGAGCTTCCTGCATCCGGTGATCATCATGCTCACCGTGCCGCTGGCGGTGCTGGGTGCGCTGATCGGGCTGTGGCTCACCGGCGGTACGCTCAACCTGTTCAGCCAGATCGGCATCGTCATGCTGATCGGCCTGGCGGCCAAGAACGGCATCCTGATCGTGGAGTTCGCCAACCAGCTGCGCGACCAGGGCGCCAGCGTGGCCTCGGCGATCGCCGGCTCGGCGCGGGTGCGCCTGCGCCCGATCCTGATGACCTCGGTGGCTACGGTGGCCGGCGCGATCCCGCTGGTGGCGGCCGGCGGCCCGGGTTCGGCCAGCCGCGCCACGATCGGCATCGTGGTGATGTTCGGCGTGAGCTTCTCCACCCTGCTGTCGCTGTACGTGGTACCGGCGTTCTACGCGCTGCTGGCGCCGTACACGCGTTCTCCCGAGGCGGTTGCCCACGAACTGGAGCGTCTGGAAGCGGCCACGCCCCCGGTCACCGGGCATGACTGA